The Verrucomicrobiia bacterium genome includes a region encoding these proteins:
- a CDS encoding PilT/PilU family type 4a pilus ATPase: MRVTELDYILGTMLDSQNDVSDLNITVEKPLQVESSGQLVGVPIEPPVEKLTPYQTEMIALNLVNGSRRLTEDMLRTGSCDSSYYLTGKARFRVNIFSQRGNYSIVLRKLNTKIPTLEQLKLPDIFHSVAKEKTGLVLVTGATGSGKSTTLAALLNEINESKSIHIITLEDPVEFVHPQKKATFNQREMGTDFDKFASGLRAALRQAPKVILVGEMRDRETVEIGLSAAETGHLVVSTLHTIDAGQTINRILGMFETDEQEQIRLRLADTLRWVVSQRLAPKIGGGRVALLEIMGNNMRTKDSITYGESEGKTFYEIIEASQTFGWRSFDQTVIDCFEQGLITEETALLYCTKKGPVTRGIDNVKKKRGELTSNISNLQMQKSAEPVKPAGGGGESAPAAGPMKLKLKT; the protein is encoded by the coding sequence ATGCGCGTAACCGAACTTGATTATATCTTGGGCACGATGCTCGATTCGCAGAATGACGTCTCGGATCTGAACATCACGGTGGAGAAACCGTTGCAGGTGGAGTCCTCCGGCCAACTGGTCGGCGTGCCCATCGAGCCGCCGGTGGAAAAACTCACGCCGTATCAAACAGAGATGATCGCCCTGAACTTGGTCAATGGCAGCCGCCGTCTGACGGAGGACATGCTGCGGACGGGTTCATGCGACTCGTCCTATTACCTGACCGGCAAGGCGCGTTTCCGTGTGAACATCTTCTCGCAGCGCGGCAATTACTCGATCGTCTTGCGTAAGTTGAACACGAAGATCCCGACGCTCGAACAGCTCAAGCTTCCAGATATCTTCCACTCCGTGGCGAAGGAAAAGACAGGCCTCGTGCTGGTCACCGGCGCGACTGGCTCCGGCAAGTCCACCACGCTCGCGGCGTTGCTGAACGAGATCAACGAATCCAAGTCCATTCACATCATCACTCTGGAAGACCCCGTCGAATTCGTGCATCCACAGAAGAAGGCGACCTTCAACCAGCGAGAGATGGGCACGGACTTTGACAAGTTCGCCAGCGGTCTGCGTGCTGCTCTGCGTCAGGCGCCCAAGGTGATTCTGGTCGGCGAAATGCGTGATCGTGAGACCGTGGAAATCGGCCTCAGCGCCGCGGAGACGGGTCACTTGGTCGTGAGCACACTGCACACGATCGATGCCGGTCAGACGATCAACCGTATCCTGGGTATGTTCGAGACGGACGAGCAGGAGCAGATCCGGTTGCGTCTGGCGGATACGTTGCGGTGGGTAGTCAGCCAGCGTCTCGCGCCGAAGATCGGTGGTGGTCGTGTGGCGTTGCTCGAGATCATGGGCAACAACATGCGCACGAAAGACTCGATCACTTACGGCGAAAGCGAAGGGAAGACCTTCTACGAGATCATCGAGGCGAGCCAGACGTTCGGCTGGCGTTCGTTCGATCAAACGGTCATCGACTGCTTCGAGCAAGGTCTTATCACGGAAGAGACGGCACTGCTCTACTGCACAAAGAAAGGTCCCGTGACGCGCGGTATCGACAACGTGAAGAAGAAGCGCGGCGAGCTCACTTCCAACATCAGCAACCTA
- a CDS encoding type IV pilus twitching motility protein PilT: protein MAKIDAFFNLMFEQKASDLHLASGNPPMLRINGELHRVDYPPLESDSLKAMLYEIAPEYKIKVYEETGDVDFGYEIPGVSRFRANFFNQKNGVAAVFRAIPSKVLSFEDFEKFDAPLPPVLKKFGMLHKGMVLVTGPTGSGKSTTLAAIVDYCNKNRKDHILTVEDPIEFVHESKNCLVNHREVGIHTKSFASALKGALREDPDIILVGEMRDLETIELALTAASTGHLVFGTLHTQSAAKTIDRIIDVFPADQQNKTRATLSEALKGVVAQNLFKRIDKKGRVAALEILVVTTAIANLIREAKTHQIPGMIQVGKKLGNQPLDDAIMDHLKMKRISPEEAYDKCLDKKKFRPFLSHPPEDDDGM, encoded by the coding sequence ATGGCAAAGATTGACGCCTTCTTCAACCTCATGTTCGAGCAAAAGGCCTCGGACTTGCACTTGGCATCCGGCAACCCGCCCATGCTGCGTATCAACGGCGAGCTGCATCGCGTGGATTATCCACCGCTGGAGAGCGATTCGCTGAAAGCGATGCTCTATGAGATCGCGCCGGAGTATAAGATCAAGGTGTATGAAGAAACGGGTGACGTGGACTTCGGTTACGAGATCCCCGGCGTGTCCCGCTTCCGTGCGAACTTCTTCAATCAGAAGAATGGCGTGGCGGCAGTGTTCCGTGCGATTCCGAGCAAGGTGCTGTCGTTCGAGGATTTCGAGAAATTCGATGCTCCCCTGCCCCCGGTGCTGAAGAAGTTCGGCATGTTGCACAAGGGCATGGTGCTGGTGACGGGGCCTACGGGTTCCGGCAAGTCCACCACGCTCGCGGCGATCGTGGATTACTGTAACAAGAACCGTAAGGACCACATCCTCACGGTGGAGGACCCGATTGAATTCGTGCACGAGAGCAAGAACTGCCTGGTGAACCATCGCGAGGTGGGTATCCATACGAAGTCCTTCGCTTCCGCGCTGAAAGGCGCGCTGCGTGAAGACCCGGATATCATTCTGGTGGGCGAAATGCGTGACTTGGAGACGATCGAGCTGGCGCTCACAGCAGCCAGCACGGGTCACTTGGTCTTCGGCACGCTGCACACACAAAGCGCAGCGAAGACGATTGATCGTATCATCGACGTGTTCCCGGCGGATCAGCAGAATAAGACGCGCGCCACGCTTTCGGAAGCTCTCAAAGGTGTGGTGGCACAGAACCTGTTCAAACGCATCGATAAGAAAGGCCGTGTGGCTGCTCTTGAAATCTTGGTGGTGACCACCGCTATCGCGAACTTGATCCGCGAAGCGAAGACGCACCAGATCCCAGGTATGATCCAGGTCGGCAAGAAGCTGGGCAACCAGCCGCTGGACGACGCGATCATGGATCATTTGAAGATGAAGCGCATCTCGCCAGAGGAAGCTTACGACAAGTGCCTGGACAAAAAGAAATTCCGTCCGTTCCTGTCGCATCCTCCGGAAGATGATGACGGCATGTAA